One window from the genome of Grus americana isolate bGruAme1 chromosome 14, bGruAme1.mat, whole genome shotgun sequence encodes:
- the LOC129212825 gene encoding protocadherin beta-15-like, giving the protein MAIARQVLCLSAFLSLPHARSEPIRYSVAEEGESGSVVANVAEDAGLAPAQLSARRARLASEDGRQHFRLDRGTGRLVVAERLDREQLCGQSGTCTLPFELLLANPLQFFRVEVTVEDINDHSPVFPEQQVTFKIPERSDPGSRFPLEGARDLDIGSNSIQAYSIAPENEYFSVSFGSRRNGDKYVELVLEKPLDREEQAEMHFSLIAMDGGTPPRSGTTQVHIVVLDVNDNSPVFTQERYVGQVLENAPEGSVVVKVVASDLDAGPNGAISYQFSQAVGQSPSAFVIDPVSGEIRLTKPLDFEVAENHELSVRATDGGGLSAICKVLVEVVDANDNAPELVVSSFSSPLPESASPGTVVALFTVRDRDAGANGKITCALEDQLSFSLRPAYKNYYELVTVSALDREETARYILTVTAADAGSPPLTTTQTFTVDISDVNDNAPVFNQTSYTMYVRENNVPTALVGAVSASDADVGPNAKVTYSLAPAHPAERPPCSCISVNSENGHVFVLRPLDYEHVRQIEVSVSASDAGSPRLSANVTVRLVVVDENDNAPLVLHPAQDSSPPSSELVPISAEAGYLVTKVVAVDADSGQNSWLSYHLLKASDPGLFAVGAQSGEVRLRRPVTERDAVKQKLVILVRDNGRPPLSATAALSALLLSDFSEVRLPQSSLATEDEGSSLTTYLIISLVFVSVLFLASTVAFVAHKVCKRKELKGGHVLYGTGNLQSSLAEAANAGTLPHAYCYEVSLTTGSGNSEFKFLKPILPSLPPQHCARGRGADDEQDLPRGPITMEDVAPDNPGTLSAEPFNSLSFT; this is encoded by the coding sequence ATGGCGATCGCAAGGCAAGTGctttgtctctctgctttcctctccctgccgcaCGCTCGCTCCGAGCCCATCCGCTACTCCGTAGCCGAGGAGGGGGAGAGCGGCTCCGTGGTAGCGAACGTGGCGGAGGACGCGGGGCTGGCCCCGGCGCAGCTCTCGGCTCGCCGCGCCCGCCTGGCCTCGGAGGACGGCCGGCAGCACTTTCGCTTAGACCGCGGCACCGGCCGCCTCGTCGTGGCCGAGAGGCTGGACCGGGAGCAGCTGTGCGGGCAGTCCGGGACGTGCACGCTCCCCTTCGAGCTCCTGCTGGCAAACCCCCTGCAGTTCTTTCGGGTCGAGGTGACCGTGGAGGACATCAATGACCATTCGCCCGTTTTCCCCGAGCAACAGGTCACTTTTAAGATCCCGGAAAGGAGTGACCCGGGCTCGCGTTTCCCGCTGGAGGGGGCTCGGGACCTGGATATTGGCAGCAACAGCATCCAGGCTTACAGCATCGCTCCCGAGAACGAGTACTTTAGTGTCTCCTTTGGGAGTCGGAGGAATGGTGACAAATATGTGGAACTGGTTTTGGAAAAGCCACTAGACAGAGAGGAGCAGGCGGAGATGCACTTCAGTCTCATTGCCATGGATGGAGGCACTCCACCCAGGAGCGGGACCACCCAAGTCCACATTGTTGTTCTAGATGTAAATGACAACTCTCCGGTCTTCACACAGGAGCGGTATGTTGGCCAGGTATTGGAAAATGCTCCGGAGGGCTCTGTGGTTGTCAAGGTGGTGGCATCCGATCTGGATGCGGGACCTAACGGGGCCATCTCCTATCAATTCAGCCAAGCGGTGGGCCAGAGCCCCTCGGCATTTGTCATTGACCCTGTGAGCGGTGAAATTAGACTCACAAAGCCTCTGGACTTTGAGGTGGCAGAGAATCACGAGCTCAGCGTGCGGGCCACGGACGGCGGGGGCCTCTCGGCAATCTGCAAGGTGTTGGTGGAGGTGGTGGATGCGAATGACAACGCGCCGGAGCTGGTGGTCAGTTCCttcagcagccccctccccgagAGCGCATCACCCGGGACGGTGGTCGCCCTCTTCACGGTCAGGGACCGGGATGCTGGTGCCAACGGGAAGATCACCTGTGCCCTGGAAGACCAGCTGTCGTTCTCCCTGCGACCAGCCTACAAGAATTACTATGAGCTGGTGACCGTGAGCGCGCTGGACCGGGAGGAGACGGCGCGGTACATCCTCACTGTCACAGCAGCAGACGCGGGGTCACCTCCTCTCACGACCACCCAGACCTTCACGGTGGACATCTCCGATGTGAACGACAACGCGCCTGTCTTCAACCAGACTTCGTACACCATGTACGTGCGTGAGAACAATGTGCCCACGGCGCTCGTTGGAGCCGTCAGCGCCTCGGATGCCGACGTGGGGCCCAATGCCAAGGTGACCTATTCCCTGGCCCCAGCGCACCCAGCAGAGCGGCCTCCCTGCTCCTGTATCTCTGTGAACTCTGAGAACGGGCACGTGTTTGTGCTGCGGCCCCTGGACTACGAGCATGTGAGGCAGATTGAGGTCTCAGTGAGCGCCTCTGACGCGGGGTCGCCTCGCCTTAGCGCCAACGTGACCGTCCGCCTTGTCGTGGTGGACGAGAATGACAATGCGCCTCTGGTGCTGCACCCCGCCCAGGACAGCAGCCCACCGTCCAGCGAGCTGGTGCCCATTTCGGCTGAGGCGGGGTACCTCGTCACCAAAGTGGTGGCTGTTGATGCTGACTCGGGGCAGAACTCGTGGCTCTCATACCACTTGCTGAAGGCCAGCGACCCCGGGCTGTTTGCGGTGGGTGCCCAAAGCGGGGAGGTGCGGCTGAGGAGGCCAGTGACGGAGAGAGACGCCGTGAAGCAAAAGCTCGTCATCCTGGTGCGAGACAACGGGCGGCCACCGCTGTCAGCCACTGCGGCACTGAGCGCACTCCTGCTCAGTGACTTCTCGGAGGTGCGCCTACcgcagagcagcctggccacGGAGGACGAGGGCAGCTCCCTGACCACCTATTTAATCATTTCATTGGTCTTTGTCTCGGTCCTCTTCCTCGCGTCCACGGTCGCCTTCGTCGCTCATAAGGTGTGCAAGAGAAAGGAGCTGAAGGGTGGGCACGTGCTTTACGGCACCGGCAacttgcagagcagcctggccgAGGCGGCCAATGCGGGGACCCTGCCCCACGCCTATTGCTACGAGGTCAGCCTCACAACAGGCTCGGGCAACAGCGAGTTCAAGTTCCTCAAGCccatcctccccagcctgccaccTCAGCACTGTGCCAGGGGCAGGGGTGCTGACGATGAACAGGATTTGCCCCGGGGCCCTATCACCATGGAGGACGTGGCACCAGACAACCCAGGGACACTCTCTGCCGAACCATTCAACAGTCTTTCCTTTACCTAG
- the LOC129212824 gene encoding protocadherin beta-15-like, with translation MAIARQVLCLSAFLSLPHARSEPIRYSVAEEGESGSVVANVAEDAGLAPAQLSARRARLASEDGRQHFRLDRGTGRLVVAERLDREQLCGQSGTCTLPFELLLANPLQFFRVEVTVEDINDHSPVFPEQQVTFKIPERSDPGSRFPLEGARDLDIGSNSIQAYSISPKNEYFSVSFGSRRNGDKYVELVLEKPLDREEQAEMHFSLIAMDGGTPPRSGTTQVHIVVLDVNDNSPVFTQERYVGQVLENAPEGSVVVKVVASDLDAGPNGAISYQFSQAVGQSPSAFVIDPVSGEIRLTKPLDFEVAENHELSVRATDGGGLSAICKVLVEVMDVNDNAPELVVSSFSSPLPESASPGTVVALFTVRDRDAGANGKITCALEDQLSFSLRPAYKNYYELVTVSALDREETARYILTVTAADAGSPPLTTTQTFTVDISDVNDNAPVFNQTSYTMYVRENNVPTALVGAISASDADVGPNAKVTYSLAPAHPAEQPPCSCISVNSENGHVFVLRPLDYEHVRQIEVSVSASDAGSPRLSANVTVRLVVVDENDNAPLVLHPAQDSSPPSSELVPVSAEAGYLVTKVVAVDADSGQNSWLPYHLLKASDPGLFAVGAQSGEVRLRRPVTERDAVKQKLVILVRDNGRPPLSATAALSALLLSDFSEVRLPQSSLATEDEGSSLTTYLIISLVFVSVLFLASTVAFVTHKVCKRKELKGGHVLYGTGNLQSSLAEAANAGTLPHAYCYEVSLTTGSGNSEFKFLKPILPSLPPQHCARGGGADDEQDLPRGPITMEDVAPDNPGTLSAEPFNSLSFT, from the coding sequence ATGGCGATCGCAAGGCAAGTGctttgtctctctgctttcctctccctgccgcaCGCTCGCTCCGAGCCCATCCGCTACTCCGTAGCCGAGGAGGGGGAGAGCGGCTCCGTGGTAGCGAACGTGGCGGAGGACGCGGGGCTGGCCCCGGCGCAGCTCTCGGCTCGCCGCGCCCGCCTGGCCTCGGAGGACGGCCGGCAGCACTTTCGCTTAGACCGCGGCACCGGCCGCCTCGTCGTGGCCGAGAGGCTGGACCGGGAGCAGCTGTGCGGGCAGTCCGGGACGTGCACGCTCCCCTTCGAGCTCCTGCTGGCAAACCCCCTGCAGTTCTTTCGGGTCGAGGTGACCGTGGAGGACATCAATGACCATTCGCCCGTTTTCCCCGAGCAACAGGTCACTTTTAAGATCCCGGAAAGGAGTGACCCGGGCTCGCGTTTCCCGCTGGAGGGGGCTCGGGACCTGGATATTGGCAGCAACAGCATCCAGGCTTACAGCATCTCTCCCAAGAACGAGTACTTTAGTGTCTCCTTTGGGAGTCGGAGGAATGGTGACAAATATGTGGAACTGGTTTTGGAAAAGCCACTAGACAGAGAGGAGCAGGCGGAGATGCACTTCAGTCTCATTGCCATGGATGGAGGCACTCCACCCAGGAGCGGGACCACCCAAGTCCACATTGTTGTTCTAGATGTAAATGACAACTCTCCGGTCTTCACACAGGAGCGGTATGTTGGCCAGGTATTGGAAAATGCTCCGGAGGGCTCTGTGGTTGTCAAGGTGGTGGCATCCGATCTGGATGCGGGACCTAACGGGGCCATCTCCTATCAATTCAGCCAAGCGGTGGGCCAGAGCCCCTCGGCATTTGTCATTGACCCTGTGAGCGGTGAAATTAGACTCACAAAGCCTCTGGACTTTGAGGTGGCAGAGAATCACGAGCTCAGCGTGCGGGCCACGGACGGCGGGGGCCTCTCAGCAATCTGCAAGGTGTTGGTGGAGGTGATGGATGTGAATGACAACGCGCCGGAGCTGGTGGTCAGTTCCttcagcagccccctccccgagAGCGCATCACCCGGGACGGTGGTCGCCCTCTTCACGGTCAGGGACCGGGATGCTGGTGCCAACGGGAAGATCACCTGTGCCCTGGAAGACCAGCTGTCGTTCTCCCTGCGACCAGCCTACAAGAATTACTATGAGCTGGTGACCGTGAGCGCGCTGGACCGGGAGGAGACGGCGCGGTACATCCTCACTGTCACAGCAGCAGACGCGGGGTCACCTCCTCTCACGACCACCCAGACCTTCACGGTGGACATCTCTGATGTGAACGACAACGCGCCTGTCTTCAACCAGACTTCGTACACCATGTACGTGCGTGAGAACAATGTGCCCACGGCGCTCGTTGGAGCCATCAGCGCCTCGGATGCCGACGTGGGGCCCAATGCCAAGGTGACCTATTCCCTGGCCCCAGCgcacccagcagagcagcctccctgctcctgtaTCTCTGTGAACTCTGAGAACGGGCACGTGTTTGTGCTGCGGCCCCTGGACTACGAGCATGTGAGGCAGATTGAGGTCTCAGTGAGCGCCTCTGACGCGGGGTCGCCTCGCCTTAGCGCCAACGTGACCGTCCGCCTTGTCGTGGTGGACGAGAATGACAATGCGCCTCTGGTGCTGCACCCCGCCCAGGACAGCAGCCCACCGTCCAGCGAGCTGGTGCCCGTTTCGGCTGAGGCGGGGTACCTCGTCACCAAAGTGGTGGCTGTTGATGCCGACTCGGGGCAGAACTCGTGGCTCCCATACCACTTGCTGAAGGCCAGCGACCCCGGGCTGTTTGCGGTGGGTGCCCAAAGCGGGGAGGTGCGGCTGAGGAGGCCAGTGACGGAGAGGGACGCCGTGAAGCAGAAGCTCGTCATCCTGGTGCGAGACAACGGGCGGCCACCGCTGTCAGCCACTGCGGCACTGAGCGCACTCCTGCTCAGTGACTTCTCGGAGGTGCGCCTACcgcagagcagcctggccacGGAGGACGAGGGCAGCTCCCTGACCACCTATTTAATCATTTCATTGGTCTTTGTCTCGGTCCTCTTCCTCGCGTCCACGGTCGCCTTCGTCACTCATAAGGTGTGCAAGAGAAAGGAGCTGAAGGGTGGGCACGTGCTTTACGGCACCGGCAacttgcagagcagcctggccgAGGCGGCCAATGCGGGGACCCTGCCCCACGCCTATTGCTACGAGGTCAGCCTCACAACAGGCTCGGGCAACAGCGAGTTCAAGTTCCTCAAGCccatcctccccagcctgccaccTCAGCACTGTGCCAGGGGCGGGGGCGCCGATGATGAACAGGATTTGCCCCGGGGCCCTATCACCATGGAGGACGTGGCACCAGACAACCCAGGGACACTCTCTGCCGAACCATTCAACAGTCTTTCCTTTACCTAG
- the LOC129212949 gene encoding protocadherin beta-15-like, translated as MAIARQVLCLSAFLSLPHARSEPIRYSVAEEGESGSVVANVAEDAGLAPAQLSARRARLASEDGRQHFRLDRGTGRLVVAERLDREQLCGQSGTCTLPFELLLANPLQFFRVEVTVEDINDHSPVFPEQQVTFKILETSNPGSRFPLEGARDLDIGSNSIQAYSIAPENEYFSVSFGSRSKGKKYVELVLEKPLDREEQAEMHFSLIAMDGGTPPRSGTTQVHIVILDVNDNSPVFTEDVYIGQVLENAPEGSVVVKVVASDLDAGPNGAISYQFSQAVGQSPSAFVIDPVSGEIRLTKPLDFEVAENHELSVRATDGGGLSAICKVLVEVMDVNDNAPELVVSSFSSPLPESASPGTVVALFTVRDRDAGANGKITCALEDQLSFSLRPAYKNYYELVTVSALDREETARYILTVTAADAGSPPLTTTQTFTVDISDVNDNAPVFNQTSYTMYVRENNVPTALVGAVSASDADVGPNAKVTYSLAPAHPAEQPPCSCISVNSENGHVFVLRPLDYEHVRQIEVSVSASDAGSPRLSANVTVRLVVVDENDNAPLVLHPAQDSSPPSSELVPISAEAGYLVTKVVAVDADSGQNSWLSYHLLKASDPGLFAVGAQSGEVRLRRPVTERDAVKQKLVILVRDNGRPPLSATAALSALLLSDFSEVRLPQSSLATEDEGSSLTTYLIISLVFVSVLFLASTVAFVAHKVCKRKELKGGHVLYGTGNLQSSLAEAANAGTLPHAYCYEVSLTTGSGNSEFKFLKPILPSLPPQHCARGRGADDEQDLPRGPVTMEDVAPDNPGTLSAEPFNSLSFT; from the coding sequence ATGGCGATCGCAAGGCAAGTGctttgtctctctgctttcctctccctgccgcaCGCTCGCTCCGAGCCCATCCGCTACTCCGTAGCCGAGGAGGGGGAGAGCGGCTCCGTGGTAGCGAACGTGGCGGAGGACGCGGGGCTGGCCCCGGCGCAGCTCTCGGCTCGCCGCGCCCGCCTGGCCTCGGAGGACGGCCGGCAGCACTTTCGCTTAGACCGCGGCACCGGCCGCCTCGTCGTGGCCGAGAGGCTGGACCGGGAGCAGCTGTGCGGGCAGTCCGGGACGTGCACGCTCCCCTTCGAGCTCCTGCTGGCAAACCCCCTGCAGTTCTTTCGGGTCGAGGTGACCGTGGAGGACATCAATGACCATTCGCCCGTTTTCCCCGAGCAACAGGTCACTTTTAAGATCCTGGAAACTAGTAACCCGGGCTCGCGTTTCCCGCTGGAGGGGGCTCGGGACCTGGATATTGGCAGCAACAGCATCCAGGCTTACAGCATCGCTCCCGAGAACGAGTACTTTAGTGTCTCCTTTGGGAGTCGGAGTAAGGGCAAGAAGTACGTGGAACTGGTTTTGGAAAAGCCACTAGACAGAGAGGAGCAGGCGGAGATGCACTTCAGTCTCATTGCCATGGATGGAGGCACTCCACCCAGGAGCGGGACCACCCAAGTCCACATTGTCATTCTGGATGTAAATGACAACTCTCCGGTCTTCACAGAAGATGTGTACATTGGCCAGGTATTGGAAAATGCTCCGGAGGGCTCTGTGGTTGTCAAGGTGGTGGCATCCGATCTGGATGCGGGACCTAACGGGGCCATCTCCTATCAATTCAGCCAAGCGGTGGGCCAGAGCCCCTCAGCATTTGTCATTGACCCTGTGAGCGGTGAAATTAGACTCACAAAGCCTCTGGACTTTGAGGTGGCAGAGAATCACGAGCTCAGCGTGCGGGCCACGGACGGCGGGGGCCTCTCAGCAATCTGCAAGGTGTTGGTGGAGGTGATGGATGTGAATGACAACGCGCCGGAGCTGGTGGTCAGTTCCttcagcagccccctccccgagAGCGCATCACCCGGGACGGTGGTCGCCCTCTTCACGGTCAGGGACCGGGATGCTGGTGCCAACGGGAAGATCACCTGTGCCCTGGAAGACCAGCTGTCGTTCTCCCTGCGACCAGCCTACAAGAATTACTATGAGCTGGTGACCGTGAGCGCGCTGGACCGGGAGGAGACGGCGCGGTACATCCTCACTGTCACAGCAGCAGACGCGGGGTCACCTCCTCTCACGACCACCCAGACCTTCACGGTGGACATCTCTGATGTGAACGACAACGCGCCTGTCTTCAACCAGACTTCGTACACCATGTACGTGCGTGAGAACAATGTGCCCACGGCGCTCGTTGGAGCCGTCAGCGCCTCGGATGCCGACGTGGGGCCCAATGCCAAGGTGACCTATTCCCTGGCCCCAGCgcacccagcagagcagcctccctgctcctgtaTCTCTGTGAACTCTGAGAACGGGCACGTGTTTGTGCTGCGGCCCCTGGACTACGAGCATGTGAGGCAGATCGAGGTCTCAGTGAGCGCCTCTGACGCGGGGTCGCCTCGCCTTAGCGCCAACGTGACCGTCCGCCTTGTCGTGGTGGACGAGAATGACAATGCGCCTCTGGTGCTGCACCCCGCCCAGGACAGCAGCCCACCGTCCAGCGAGCTGGTGCCCATTTCGGCTGAGGCGGGGTACCTTGTCACCAAAGTGGTGGCTGTTGATGCCGACTCGGGGCAGAACTCGTGGCTCTCGTACCACTTGCTGAAGGCCAGCGACCCCGGGCTGTTTGCGGTGGGTGCCCAAAGCGGGGAGGTGCGGCTGAGGAGGCCAGTGACGGAGAGAGACGCCGTGAAGCAGAAGCTCGTCATCCTGGTGCGAGACAACGGGCGGCCACCGCTGTCAGCCACTGCGGCACTGAGCGCGCTCCTGCTCAGTGACTTCTCGGAGGTGCGCCTAccacagagcagcctggccacGGAGGACGAGGGCAGCTCCCTGACCACCTATTTAATCATTTCATTGGTCTTTGTCTCGGTCCTCTTCCTCGCGTCCACGGTCGCCTTCGTCGCTCATAAGGTGTGCAAGAGAAAGGAGCTGAAGGGTGGGCATGTGCTTTACGGCACCGGCAacttgcagagcagcctggccgAGGCGGCCAATGCGGGGACCCTGCCCCACGCCTATTGCTACGAGGTCAGCCTCACAACAGGCTCGGGCAACAGCGAGTTCAAGTTCCTCAAGCccatcctccccagcctgccaccTCAGCACTGTGCCAGGGGCAGGGGTGCTGACGATGAACAGGATTTGCCCCGGGGCCCTGTCACCATGGAGGACGTGGCACCAGACAACCCAGGGACGCTCTCTGCCGAACCGTTCAACAGTCTTTCCTTTACCTAG
- the LOC129212917 gene encoding protocadherin beta-15-like — protein MLGTTENGGWIFWRVMAWGRRCGGSKRQVILFILYVCVCQSGAETLRYSLAEEMERDSFVANIANDLGVVPSQLAARKARVVSEGNEQLFRLNENTGVLTAKESLDREQICPQSDTCTLFFKIFFENPLQLIRGEVEVRDVNDNSPVFPEKEMVLEIPETTSPGSRFPLESAQDKDVGSNGLQNYSLGSNSHFSLALGTRKGGAKYAELVLERQLDREEQSALNLLLTATDGGSPPRSGTAQVRIVVLDANDNIPVFGREVYEVRLAENSPPEQLVVRVAAADPDEGSYGKVRYGFTQTSERSRQLFELNPATGEIRVSGNLDFEEAENHEMVVKATDGGGLSAHCKVQVEVLDVNDNAPEIALTSLTASIPEDAPPRTVVALFSVRDRDSGDNGRTECTIDGDLPFSLTPTFDNYYELRTNAALDRERMAEYNITITAMDWGTTQLSSRESIFVQISDVNDNPPEFTQEVYTMLVVENNGLMLRIGSVNATDADTGKNAHVNYALVRQEGKEQPDVSVSSENGDVYILHPLDYEEVHAFEVVVCATDGGSPPLSTQVVLRVLVRDENDNTPIVLYPPPESSVAVGELVPRWAPAGDLVAKVVAVDADAGQNAWLSYELAKATEPGLFRVGLHSGEVRTARALSERDAPRQSLVVLVRDRGQPPRSTTATLGITLVDGFSEAHLRVREEVLAAEPDGPLTLYLIVCLACVSVLFLATAVAAVVVKVRRTRWSEAETLPAFPKSATESNAGSLPRSYAYDVCFTTGTVNSEFRFLRPLFPCFPAGLPPAPGEQQSSVCSQEAANLGEEGDWAAQGRAPLSEDMGPRLAEAACAANRGMELNVNSDQNPWLSHQ, from the exons ATGCTGGGAACCACGGAGAACGGTGGATGGATTTTCTGGAGAGTAATGGCGTGGGGGAGACGGTGCGGAGGCAGCAAGAGGCAAGTGATCTTGTTTATTCTGTACGTTTGCGTGTGTCAGAGCGGGGCCGAAACCCTCCGTTATTCTCTGGCGGAGGAAATGGAGAGGGACTCCTTTGTCGCCAATATTGCAAACGACCTGGGGGTTGTTCCGAGCCAGCTCGCGGCTCGCAAGGCCCGCGTTGTGTCCGAGGGGAACGAGCAGCTTTTCCGCCTCAATGAAAACACCGGAGTCCTGACGGCAAAGGAGTCCCTGGATCGAGAGCAGATCTGTCCGCAGAGCGATACCTGCACACTCTTCTTTAAGATATTCTTTGAAAATCCGCTGCAGCTGATCCGAGGAGAGGTGGAGGTTCGTGACGTGAACGACAACTCCCCCGTGTTCCCGGAGAAGGAGATGGTTTTAGAGATTCCCGAAACGACATCTCCCGGGTCCCGTTTCCCTCTGGAAAGCGCCCAGGACAAGGACGTGGGCAGCAACGGCTTGCAGAACTACAGCCTCGGGTCCAATTCGCATTTCTCCCTCGCTCTCGGAACAAGGAAAGGTGGAGCAAAATACGCGGAGCTCGTCCTAGAGCGGCAGCTGGACCGCGAAGAGCAGAGCGCGCTGAATTTACTCCTCACAGCCACCGACGGGGGCTCGCCACCCAGGTCCGGCACGGCTCAAGTCCGGATCGTGGTGCTGGATGCCAATGACAACATCCCAGTCTTCGGTCGGGAGGTCTACGAGGTGCGCCTGGCCGAGAACAGCCCCCCCGAGCAGCTGGTGGTCAGAGTCGCGGCCGCGGATCCCGACGAAGGGTCCTACGGGAAAGTGCGGTACGGCTTCACCCAGACATCGGAGCGGTCCCGGCAGCTCTTCGAGCTGAACCCTGCCACTGGGGAGATACGGGTCTCGGGCAACCTGGACTTCGAGGAAGCAGAAAACCACGAGATGGTGGTGAAAGCCACCGACGGCGGGGGGTTGTCTGCGCATTGCAAAGTGCAGGTGGAGGTCCTGGACGTGAACGACAATGCCCCGGAGATAGCGCTCACCTCCCTCACTGCCTCCATTCCCGAGGACGCCCCCCCCCGGACCGTGGTGGCCCTGTTCAGCGTGCGGGACCGGGACTCCGGGGACAATGGCCGGACAGAGTGCACGATCGACGGGGACTTGCCCTTCAGTCTCACCCCCACTTTTGATAATTACTATGAACTGAGAACAAATGCGGCACTGGACAGGGAGAGGATGGCGGAGTATAACATCACCATCACAGCCATGGACTGGGGCACAACGCAGCTCAGCTCTCGGGAAAGCATCTTCGTGCAGATATCGGATGTGAACGACAATCCCCCAGAGTTCACCCAGGAGGTTTACACCATGTTGGTGGTGGAGAACAACGGCCTCATGCTCCGGATCGGTAGCGTGAATGCCACTGATGCCGACACGGGAAAAAACGCCCATGTAAACTATGCACTGGTGCGGCAGGAGGGCAAGGAGCAGCCCGACGTGTCAGTCAGCTCTGAAAATGGGGATGTTTATATCCTCCACCCGCTGGACTATGAGGAGGTGCACGCCTTCGAGGTGGTGGTGTGCGCCACTGACGGTGGCTCGCCACCGCTCAGCACCCAGGTGGTGCTGCGTGTGCTGGTGCGGGACGAGAACGACAACACGCCCATCGTGCTGTATCCGCCCCCTGAGAGCAGCGTGGCGGTGGGCGAGCTGGTGCCACGCTGGGCGCCGGCAGGCGACCTGGTGGCCAAGGTGGTGGCGGTGGATGCGGACGCGGGGCAGAACGCGTGGCTGTCGTACGAGCTGGCCAAGGCAACGGAGCCGGGACTGTTCCGCGTGGGGCTGCACAGCGGCGAGGTGCGCACGGCGCGGGCCCTGTCCGAGAGGGACGCGCCCCGGCAGAGCCTTGTCGTGCTGGTGCGAGACCGCGGGCAGCCGCCGCGCTCCACCACCGCCACCCTCGGCATCACCCTGGTGGACGGCTTCTCCGAGGCCCATTTGCGGgtgagggaggaggtgctggccGCTGAGCCCGACGGGCCACTGACCCTGTACCTCATCGTCTGCCTGGCCTGCGTGTCGGTGCTGTTCTTGGCCACCGCGGTGGCCGCTGTGGTGGTGAAGGTGCGGCGCACCAGGTGGAGCGAGGCAGAGACCTTGCCTGCGTTCCCGAAGTCTGCCACGGAGAGCAACGCAGGCTCCCTGCCCCGCAGCTATGCGTATGATGTCTGCTTCACCACCGGGACCGTCAACAGCGAGTTTCGGTTCCTCAGACCCCTCTTCCCCTGCTTCCCTGCCGGGCTGCCTCCCGCCCCGGGCGAACAGCAGAGCTCAGTGTGCTCGCAAGAGGCAGCCAACCTTGGGGAAGAAGGTGACTGGGCTGCACAG GGCAGAGCTCCCCTCTCTGAAGACATGGGGCCCAGACTTGCAGAAGCAGCTTGCGCTGCAAACAGGGGGATGGAGCTAAACGTCAATTCTGATCAAAACCCTTGGCTCAGCCATCAGTAA